A single genomic interval of Euwallacea similis isolate ESF13 chromosome 2, ESF131.1, whole genome shotgun sequence harbors:
- the LOC136417777 gene encoding RE1-silencing transcription factor A-like isoform X3: protein MSSSLTLNEQSIVCRTCLKVLETRGSASFAFIDDENGYVNNVGNVREMLQFCIPELDLYVSSQPVICYQCLKILVQVYNFKIKCLNVENTIKSYIARNNLQEYNHVNLNCVLMDDLKMKSQSIQIENRIKDMMLKELPENSEKIDSKPIKSPEPEKEVLGYNLLLTKPAVDIVTEDTQQWENDSKMDIQLDESDIDLKFESLRETESCDSSEDDSSINGDDLEGEISLEGEKPGSIVAVRKDLFEPSPPEINQHSLLLNSQILNTNGKIIIKIDRKNLEPLTVVPTLSQPLADTANASIVHENSGSNILSTSEGVENSPQIVAVESVADTEAETNNSYTCNKCNFVTDDVIKMYDHNRSTHNFDYTCQYCPFSTSKVELLGKHMTMVHPQNMIQKKTANFKVTENYACTLCPFSVKTIDLLRSHHLSAHRIPDGATPIVLNAAFGNMVNRVQPKILKRLEYTCDICPYSTKDKSNLRKHLFTHGTKPLKCDHCSYKCVSPYQLRRHQKQKHAKLCDPRF, encoded by the exons ATGAGCAGCTCCCTCACATTGAATGAGCAAAGTATAGTTTGTAGGACTTGTTTGAAAGTACTGGAAACGCGGGGCTCCGCTAGTTTCGCATTTATAGACGACGAGAACGGCTATGTTAACAATGTAGGTAATGTAAGGGAAATGCTGCAGTTTTGTATACCTGAATTG GACCTCTATGTCTCATCTCAACCAGTAATCTGCTATCAGTGTTTAAAAATCCTAGTCCAAGTgtacaatttcaaaattaaatgccTGAATGTGGAAAACACTATAAAAAGCTACATAGCAAGGAATAATCTGCAAGAGTACAACCACGTTAATCTTAACTGTGTCCTTATGGACGATCTAAAGATGAAAAGCCAATCAATTCAAATTGAGAATCGAATCAAAGATATGATGCTGAAAGAACTCCCagaaaatagtgaaaaaattGACTCTAAACCAATTAAAAGTCCTGAACCTGAGAAAGAAGTATTGGGctataatttgttattaaccAAACCTGCCGTAGATATTGTCACTGAAGATACTCAGCAATGGGAAAATGATAGCAAAATGGATATTCAATTGGATGAGTCAGatatagatttaaaatttgaaagtctCAGGGAAACTGAATCTTGTGACTCATCCGAAGATGACAGTTCTATTAATGGTGATGATTTAGAGGGAGAAATAAGCTTGGAAGGCGAGAAACCTGGCAGCATTGTGGCAGTGCGGAAAGACCTCTTTGAACCTTCACCACCAGAAATAAACCAACATAGCTTACTACTGAACagccaaattttaaatacaaatggcaaaattattataaagatTGATAGGAAAAATTTGGAACCATTAACTGTGGTTCCCACATTAAGTCAGCCTTTAGCAGATACTGCAAATGCAAGTATTGTGCATGAAAACTCAGGAAGTAACATTCTGAGTACGTCTGAGGGTGTAGAGAATTCACCTCAAATTGTGGCAGTTGAGAGTGTTGCTGATACAGAGGCTGAAACTAATAATAGTTACACATGTAATAAATGCAATTTTGTCACTGATgatgtaattaaaatgtatgacCACAATAGATCTACCCATAATTTTGATTATACTTGTCAGTATTGCCCATTTAGTACTTCGAAAGTTGAGCTTTTAG GGAAACACATGACAATGGTGCATCCACAAAACATGATACAAAAAAAGACTGCAAACTTCAAAGTTACGGAAAACTACGCCTGTACTTTGTGTCCATTTAGTGTTAAAACCATTGATCTATTAAGATCGCATCATTTATCTGCCCACAGAATACCTGATGGAG CAACCCCAATAGTACTAAATGCTGCATTTGGTAACATGGTTAATCGGGTGCAGCCAAAAATCCTTAAGAGATTAGAGTACACCTGCGATATATGTCCTTATTCAACTAAAGACAAGTCGAATTTGAGAAAGCATCTATTTACGCATGGGACAAAGCCCTTGAAATGCGATCATTGCTCGTACAAGTGCGTTTCACCTTATCAATTGAGGCGGCATCAGAAGCAGAAACATGCCAAATTATGCGATCCTAGG TTTTAG
- the LOC136417777 gene encoding RE1-silencing transcription factor A-like isoform X2: MSSSLTLNEQSIVCRTCLKVLETRGSASFAFIDDENGYVNNVGNVREMLQFCIPELDLYVSSQPVICYQCLKILVQVYNFKIKCLNVENTIKSYIARNNLQEYNHVNLNCVLMDDLKMKSQSIQIENRIKDMMLKELPENSEKIDSKPIKSPEPEKEVLGYNLLLTKPAVDIVTEDTQQWENDSKMDIQLDESDIDLKFESLRETESCDSSEDDSSINGDDLEGEISLEGEKPGSIVAVRKDLFEPSPPEINQHSLLLNSQILNTNGKIIIKIDRKNLEPLTVVPTLSQPLADTANASIVHENSGSNILSTSEGVENSPQIVAVESVADTEAETNNSYTCNKCNFVTDDVIKMYDHNRSTHNFDYTCQYCPFSTSKVELLGKHMTMVHPQNMIQKKTANFKVTENYACTLCPFSVKTIDLLRSHHLSAHRIPDGATPIVLNAAFGNMVNRVQPKILKRLEYTCDICPYSTKDKSNLRKHLFTHGTKPLKCDHCSYKCVSPYQLRRHQKQKHAKLCDPRKVLVTQPTLQASGLQKGK; the protein is encoded by the exons ATGAGCAGCTCCCTCACATTGAATGAGCAAAGTATAGTTTGTAGGACTTGTTTGAAAGTACTGGAAACGCGGGGCTCCGCTAGTTTCGCATTTATAGACGACGAGAACGGCTATGTTAACAATGTAGGTAATGTAAGGGAAATGCTGCAGTTTTGTATACCTGAATTG GACCTCTATGTCTCATCTCAACCAGTAATCTGCTATCAGTGTTTAAAAATCCTAGTCCAAGTgtacaatttcaaaattaaatgccTGAATGTGGAAAACACTATAAAAAGCTACATAGCAAGGAATAATCTGCAAGAGTACAACCACGTTAATCTTAACTGTGTCCTTATGGACGATCTAAAGATGAAAAGCCAATCAATTCAAATTGAGAATCGAATCAAAGATATGATGCTGAAAGAACTCCCagaaaatagtgaaaaaattGACTCTAAACCAATTAAAAGTCCTGAACCTGAGAAAGAAGTATTGGGctataatttgttattaaccAAACCTGCCGTAGATATTGTCACTGAAGATACTCAGCAATGGGAAAATGATAGCAAAATGGATATTCAATTGGATGAGTCAGatatagatttaaaatttgaaagtctCAGGGAAACTGAATCTTGTGACTCATCCGAAGATGACAGTTCTATTAATGGTGATGATTTAGAGGGAGAAATAAGCTTGGAAGGCGAGAAACCTGGCAGCATTGTGGCAGTGCGGAAAGACCTCTTTGAACCTTCACCACCAGAAATAAACCAACATAGCTTACTACTGAACagccaaattttaaatacaaatggcaaaattattataaagatTGATAGGAAAAATTTGGAACCATTAACTGTGGTTCCCACATTAAGTCAGCCTTTAGCAGATACTGCAAATGCAAGTATTGTGCATGAAAACTCAGGAAGTAACATTCTGAGTACGTCTGAGGGTGTAGAGAATTCACCTCAAATTGTGGCAGTTGAGAGTGTTGCTGATACAGAGGCTGAAACTAATAATAGTTACACATGTAATAAATGCAATTTTGTCACTGATgatgtaattaaaatgtatgacCACAATAGATCTACCCATAATTTTGATTATACTTGTCAGTATTGCCCATTTAGTACTTCGAAAGTTGAGCTTTTAG GGAAACACATGACAATGGTGCATCCACAAAACATGATACAAAAAAAGACTGCAAACTTCAAAGTTACGGAAAACTACGCCTGTACTTTGTGTCCATTTAGTGTTAAAACCATTGATCTATTAAGATCGCATCATTTATCTGCCCACAGAATACCTGATGGAG CAACCCCAATAGTACTAAATGCTGCATTTGGTAACATGGTTAATCGGGTGCAGCCAAAAATCCTTAAGAGATTAGAGTACACCTGCGATATATGTCCTTATTCAACTAAAGACAAGTCGAATTTGAGAAAGCATCTATTTACGCATGGGACAAAGCCCTTGAAATGCGATCATTGCTCGTACAAGTGCGTTTCACCTTATCAATTGAGGCGGCATCAGAAGCAGAAACATGCCAAATTATGCGATCCTAGG aaaGTTTTAGTCACGCAACCAACCCTACAAGCTTCCGGActtcaaaaaggaaaatga
- the LOC136417777 gene encoding uncharacterized protein isoform X1, with protein MSSSLTLNEQSIVCRTCLKVLETRGSASFAFIDDENGYVNNVGNVREMLQFCIPELDLYVSSQPVICYQCLKILVQVYNFKIKCLNVENTIKSYIARNNLQEYNHVNLNCVLMDDLKMKSQSIQIENRIKDMMLKELPENSEKIDSKPIKSPEPEKEVLGYNLLLTKPAVDIVTEDTQQWENDSKMDIQLDESDIDLKFESLRETESCDSSEDDSSINGDDLEGEISLEGEKPGSIVAVRKDLFEPSPPEINQHSLLLNSQILNTNGKIIIKIDRKNLEPLTVVPTLSQPLADTANASIVHENSGSNILSTSEGVENSPQIVAVESVADTEAETNNSYTCNKCNFVTDDVIKMYDHNRSTHNFDYTCQYCPFSTSKVELLGKHMTMVHPQNMIQKKTANFKVTENYACTLCPFSVKTIDLLRSHHLSAHRIPDGATPIVLNAAFGNMVNRVQPKILKRLEYTCDICPYSTKDKSNLRKHLFTHGTKPLKCDHCSYKCVSPYQLRRHQKQKHAKLCDPRSRNQPYKLPDFKKENDEAMDTFKVTLDNIKRELDKEINA; from the exons ATGAGCAGCTCCCTCACATTGAATGAGCAAAGTATAGTTTGTAGGACTTGTTTGAAAGTACTGGAAACGCGGGGCTCCGCTAGTTTCGCATTTATAGACGACGAGAACGGCTATGTTAACAATGTAGGTAATGTAAGGGAAATGCTGCAGTTTTGTATACCTGAATTG GACCTCTATGTCTCATCTCAACCAGTAATCTGCTATCAGTGTTTAAAAATCCTAGTCCAAGTgtacaatttcaaaattaaatgccTGAATGTGGAAAACACTATAAAAAGCTACATAGCAAGGAATAATCTGCAAGAGTACAACCACGTTAATCTTAACTGTGTCCTTATGGACGATCTAAAGATGAAAAGCCAATCAATTCAAATTGAGAATCGAATCAAAGATATGATGCTGAAAGAACTCCCagaaaatagtgaaaaaattGACTCTAAACCAATTAAAAGTCCTGAACCTGAGAAAGAAGTATTGGGctataatttgttattaaccAAACCTGCCGTAGATATTGTCACTGAAGATACTCAGCAATGGGAAAATGATAGCAAAATGGATATTCAATTGGATGAGTCAGatatagatttaaaatttgaaagtctCAGGGAAACTGAATCTTGTGACTCATCCGAAGATGACAGTTCTATTAATGGTGATGATTTAGAGGGAGAAATAAGCTTGGAAGGCGAGAAACCTGGCAGCATTGTGGCAGTGCGGAAAGACCTCTTTGAACCTTCACCACCAGAAATAAACCAACATAGCTTACTACTGAACagccaaattttaaatacaaatggcaaaattattataaagatTGATAGGAAAAATTTGGAACCATTAACTGTGGTTCCCACATTAAGTCAGCCTTTAGCAGATACTGCAAATGCAAGTATTGTGCATGAAAACTCAGGAAGTAACATTCTGAGTACGTCTGAGGGTGTAGAGAATTCACCTCAAATTGTGGCAGTTGAGAGTGTTGCTGATACAGAGGCTGAAACTAATAATAGTTACACATGTAATAAATGCAATTTTGTCACTGATgatgtaattaaaatgtatgacCACAATAGATCTACCCATAATTTTGATTATACTTGTCAGTATTGCCCATTTAGTACTTCGAAAGTTGAGCTTTTAG GGAAACACATGACAATGGTGCATCCACAAAACATGATACAAAAAAAGACTGCAAACTTCAAAGTTACGGAAAACTACGCCTGTACTTTGTGTCCATTTAGTGTTAAAACCATTGATCTATTAAGATCGCATCATTTATCTGCCCACAGAATACCTGATGGAG CAACCCCAATAGTACTAAATGCTGCATTTGGTAACATGGTTAATCGGGTGCAGCCAAAAATCCTTAAGAGATTAGAGTACACCTGCGATATATGTCCTTATTCAACTAAAGACAAGTCGAATTTGAGAAAGCATCTATTTACGCATGGGACAAAGCCCTTGAAATGCGATCATTGCTCGTACAAGTGCGTTTCACCTTATCAATTGAGGCGGCATCAGAAGCAGAAACATGCCAAATTATGCGATCCTAGG TCACGCAACCAACCCTACAAGCTTCCGGActtcaaaaaggaaaatgatgAGGCCATGGACACCTTCAAAGTAACCTTGGACAATATAAAACGGGAGCTGGATAAGGAAATTAATGCCTAG